A portion of the Oncorhynchus gorbuscha isolate QuinsamMale2020 ecotype Even-year linkage group LG19, OgorEven_v1.0, whole genome shotgun sequence genome contains these proteins:
- the LOC124005153 gene encoding uncharacterized protein LOC124005153, with translation MCVSPDRSSLLRCTVCVSHLTGLRSSGVLYVCLTWQVFSPQVYCMCVSPDRSSLLRWWSCVSPDRSSLLRCTVCVSHLAGLLSSGVLYVCLTWQVFSPQVVVVCLTWQVFSPQVCCMCVSPDRSSLLRWWSCVTPGRSSLLRCTVCVSHLTGLLSSGVLYVCLTWQVFSPQVYCMCVSPGRSSLLRCTVCVSHLTGLFSSGVVYVCLTWQVFSPQVYCMCVSPDRSSLLRCTVCVSHLAGLLSSGVLYVCLTWQVFSPQVYCMCVSPGRSSLLRWWSCVSPDRSSLLRCTVCVSHLAGLSPQVYCMCVSPGRSSLLRCTVCVSHLAGLLSSGVLYVCLT, from the exons atgtgtgtctcacctgACAGGTCTTCTCTTCTcaggtgtactgtatgtgtgtctcacctgACAGGTCTTCGCTCCTcaggtgtactgtatgtgtgtctcacctgGCAGGTCTTCTCTCCTcaggtgtactgtatgtgtgtctcacctgACAGGTCTTCTCTCCTCAGGTGGTGGTCGTGTGTCTCACCTGACAGGTCTTCTCTCCTcaggtgtactgtatgtgtgtctcacctgGCAGGTCTTCTCTCCTcaggtgtactgtatgtgtgtctcacctgGCAGGTCTTCTCTCCTCAGGTGGTGGTCGTGTGTCTCACCTGGCAGGTCTTCTCTCCTCaggtgtgctgtatgtgtgtctcacctgACAGGTCTTCTCTCCTCAGGTGGTGGTCGTGTGTCACACCTGGCAGGTCTTCTCTCCTcaggtgtactgtatgtgtgtctcacctgACAGGTCTTCTCTCCTcaggtgtactgtatgtgtgtctcacctgGCAGGTCTTCTCTCCTcaggtgtactgtatgtgtgtctcacctgGCAGGTCTTCTCTCCTcaggtgtactgtatgtgtgtctcacctgACAGGTCTTTTCTCCTCaggtgtagtgtatgtgtgtctcacctgGCAGGTCTTCTCTCCTcaggtgtactgtatgtgtgtctcacctgACAGGTCTTCTCTCCTcaggtgtactgtatgtgtgtctcacctgGCAGGTCTTCTCTCCTcaggtgtactgtatgtgtgtctcacctgGCAGGTCTTCTCTCCTcaggtgtactgtatgtgtgtctcacctgGCAG GTCTTCTCTCCTCAGGTGGTGGTCGTGTGTCTCACCTGACAGGTCTTCTCTCCTcaggtgtactgtatgtgtgtctcacctgGCAGGTCTTTCTCCTcaggtgtactgtatgtgtgtctcacctgGCAGGTCTTCTCTCCTcaggtgtactgtatgtgtgtctcacctgGCAGGTCTTCTCTCCTcaggtgtactgtatgtgtgtctcacctgA